The Chlamydia poikilotherma DNA segment AGGGCATTGTCATTGTTTCTCCTTCCAAAGTCGTAAGCTTTGGGTTGCTGCATCCATTAAGAATCGAGGAGAAAAGAATTAGAAAGAGGACTTTTTGTAACTTTCCCATGTATTTTTCATCAACATTGCGACTGTCATAGGTCCCACACCTCCAGGTACCGGAGAAATAGCTTTGCATTTGGCAACAATATTATTGAAGTCTACATCGCCAACTAATGTGTACCCTTTCTCGTTATTTGCTGTCACTCGTGATGTGCCTACATCAACAACAACAGTTTGAGGAGACACCATATTTTCTTTAATAAATAAAGGTACACCTACAGCTGCAATAATAATATCCGCTGTTTTTAGAATCTCAATAAGGTTTTGTGATTGGCTATGAAGTAAGGTTACTGTAGCGTTTGTTGAAGGATTTTTTTGCATTAACATAGCAGCTAAAGGCTTACCAACAATATTACTTCTTCCAACAACAGCAACGTGACGTCCAAGAAGAGGAATCTCATAGTAATTCAGTAATTCAATAATGCCCGCAGGTGTGCACGGATTGAATCCTCCTAACTGCCCCAATAGAAGTTTTCCCATATTAATAGGATGAAGACCATCCACATCTTTTTCGGGAGCAATAGCTTGAATCACAACATTTGCATCTAAATGTTTGGGCAAGGGAATTTGTACTAAGATACCATGAATAGTAGGATCATTATTTAATCTGTTAATAAGCTTAAGAATGTCGGTAAGAGTAGCATCAGAAGGTAATCTATGAGCTTTGGATATCATACCCAGATCTGTAGCTTTTTTTATCTTCATTCCAACATAAACTTCGGATGCTGGATCATTACCGATCAACACTACTGCAAGACCGGGAGGTGTTGTGCTGTCAGAGATTTCCTTTTTGATTGTTTCTAAGACCCGCTCGGCAACGGGTGAACCTTTTAGTAACATGAGCGACTCCTTAA contains these protein-coding regions:
- the folD gene encoding bifunctional methylenetetrahydrofolate dehydrogenase/methenyltetrahydrofolate cyclohydrolase FolD yields the protein MLLKGSPVAERVLETIKKEISDSTTPPGLAVVLIGNDPASEVYVGMKIKKATDLGMISKAHRLPSDATLTDILKLINRLNNDPTIHGILVQIPLPKHLDANVVIQAIAPEKDVDGLHPINMGKLLLGQLGGFNPCTPAGIIELLNYYEIPLLGRHVAVVGRSNIVGKPLAAMLMQKNPSTNATVTLLHSQSQNLIEILKTADIIIAAVGVPLFIKENMVSPQTVVVDVGTSRVTANNEKGYTLVGDVDFNNIVAKCKAISPVPGGVGPMTVAMLMKNTWESYKKSSF